In a genomic window of Gossypium arboreum isolate Shixiya-1 chromosome 9, ASM2569848v2, whole genome shotgun sequence:
- the LOC108455026 gene encoding putative F-box protein At3g25750 produces the protein MSMNSDWAGLPSELVDLILQRLTSVSDYFRFGATCTAWHDVVTENINYLLSQKHPMLIVPLNTQDVWSLYSIKDNKLLPLPFQVPYVDRFVGSSNGWLVTVDDDLVVRLLNPLCLVLGKQIDHDPNIHITLPPLDPPCCVFNQIRKVVLSANPTSSPNDYMIMAIFSADHHVAYIKPNRDKEWTYVNHNWGVLHDLIYYRDRYYAIDYKGEIIYFNVADRLFFKYLSINHNVDLENFEMKYLVESPIGELLLVERIKMWHWHGDVGYNNTEGAKVWNLKLASGGWEWREVKNIGDYALFVGDNNSLSVVASDFCGCQSNCIYFIDDYENFLFPSMVLENSYALKNTKDVGVYNMETRSFTSYDIAKDDVWLADTTKLGIVPSSVVYKPV, from the exons ATGAGCATGAATTCAG ATTGGGCAGGGTTACCTAGTGAGCTTGTTGATTTGATATTACAAAGGTTGACTTCGGTGTCAGACTATTTTCGATTCGGTGCAACATGCACAGCGTGGCACGACGTTGTAACGGAGAACATCAACTACTTGTTGTCCCAAAAGCACCCCATGCTCATTGTCCCTCTCAATACCCAAGACGTTTGGAGCCTATATAGCATCAAAGACAACAAGCTTCTTCCCTTGCCATTCCAAGTACCATACGTCGACCGATTTGTCGGCTCTTCCAACGGATGGTTGGTCACCGTGGACGACGATTTAGTTGTTCGTTTACTCAACCCGTTGTGTTTGGTCCTCGGGAAACAAATTGATCACGATCCAAACATTCACATTACTCTTCCTCCGTTGGACCCTCCATGTTGTGTTTTTAATCAAATTCGCAAAGTTGTACTTTCTGCTAATCCAACATCAAGCCCTAACGATTACATGATCATGGCTATATTCAGTGCCGATCATCACGTAGCTTATATTAAACCAAACAGAGACAAAGAATGGACTTACGTTAATCATAATTGGGGTGTGCTTCATGATCTTATATACTACCGAGATCGCTATTATGCAATTGATTACAAgggtgaaattatttattttaacgtGGCTGATAGATTGTTTTTCAAGTATCTGTCTATAAATCATAATGTAGATCTAGAAAATTTCGAAATGAAATATCTTGTGGAGTCACCTATCGGGGAACTATTGCTGGTCGAAAGAATAAAAATGTGGCATTGGCATGGGGATGTGGGATATAATAACACGGAAGGAGCCAAAGTTTGGAATCTGAAGTTAGCTTCAGGAGGATGGGAATGGAGGGAGGTGAAAAACATAGGAGATTATGCTTTGTTCGTGGGTGATAACAATTCTTTATCTGTGGTGGCATCCGATTTTTGTGGATGTCAATCAAATTGCATATACTTCATAGATGACTACGAGAACTTTTTATTTCCATCGATGGTTCTAGAGAATTCATATGCGTTAAAGAATACCAAAGACGTGGGTGTATATAATATGGAGACTAGAAGCTTTACATCTTATGACATCGCCAAGGATGATGTGTGGTTGGCTGATACAACAAAACTTGGGATTGTTCCCTCCTCTGTAGTTTATAAGCCTGTTTGA
- the LOC108456149 gene encoding uncharacterized protein LOC108456149: MEIDSHLSSTFKQRGEMAMEIELVRCECCGLKEDCTQDYINEVKSKFEGKWLCGLCSEAVRDEVSRNKKQQFGVEEAVEAHMSFCGKFKSNPAVRVADGMRQMLRRSGDFSNTRNSPSSSSSSSSSSSSSKKFTRSATTKLY; this comes from the coding sequence atGGAAATTGACTCCCATCTTTCCTCAACATTCAAGCAAAGGGGTGAAATGGCTATGGAAATTGAATTAGTTAGATGTGAGTGTTGTGGATTGAAAGAAGATTGTACCCAAGATTATATCAATGAAGTTAAGTCCAAATTTGAAGGGAAATGGCTATGTGGGTTATGTTCAGAAGCTGTTAGAGATGAAGTGAGTAGAAACAAGAAACAACAATTTGGGGTTGAAGAAGCTGTTGAAGCTCATATGTCATTTTGTGGCAAATTCAAATCCAATCCAGCAGTTCGTGTAGCTGATGGTATGAGACAGATGCTGAGAAGGTCTGGGGATTTTTCAAATACTCGTAATTCAccatcttcatcttcatcttcatcttcatcttcatcttcttctAAGAAGTTCACAAGATCAGCTACCACAAAATTGTACTAA
- the LOC128280489 gene encoding protein TIC 214-like, whose protein sequence is MVLEELIDNADFYACKCGCLESASEVFEKMTRRKPNDRRLVLFTWTLTRFERCSTLSFSISFIPRNLISLYMKIINSVVMVGFYYRFLTTLSIGPSYIFLLQARVMEEGEEGTKKRVSATTGFIVGQLMMFITIYYVSLHLALSKPHTIAVLTLPYLLLHFFWNNHKDFFDHRRPTRNSMRNLSIQCVFLNNLIIQLFNHFILPSSMLARLVNIYMFRCNNNMLFVTSSFVGWLLGHILLMKWVGLVYVWIQQNNLIRSNVLVRSYKYLVSKFRNSMARIFSILLFITCVYYLGRIPSPILT, encoded by the exons ATGGTATTGGAGGAGCTTATTGATAATGCTGATTTTTATGCATGCAAATGTGGGTGCCTAGAAAGTGCAAGCGAGGTATTTGAGAAAATGACAAGAAGAAAG CCTAATGACAGGAGACTTGTGCTTTTCACTTGGACTCTGACAAGGTTTGAGAGGTG TTCTACTCtatctttttctatttcttttataccaAGGAATCTAATATCCTTATACATGAAGATAATCAATTCGGTCGTTATGGTCGGATTCTATTATAGATTTCTGACCACACTATCCATAGGTCCCTCTTATATCTTCCTTCTACAAGCTCGGGTTATGGAAGAAGGAGAAGAAGGAACCAAGAAGAGAGTATCAGCAACAACTGGGTTTATTGTAGGCCAGCTCATGATGTTCATAACAATCTACTATGTATCTCTGCATTTAGCATTGAGTAAACCTCATACAATAGCTGTCCTAACTCTACCGTATCTTTTGTTGCATTTCTTCTGGAACAATCACAAAGACTTCTTTGATCATAGACGTCCTACCAGAAATTCAATGCGTAATCTTAGCATTCAATGTGTATTcctgaataatctcattattcaattattcaatcatTTCATTTTACCAAGTTCAATGTTAGCCAGATTAGTCAACATCTATATGTTTCGATGCAACAACAATATGTTATTTGTAACAAGTAGTTTTGTTGGTTGGTTACTTGGTCATATTTTATTGATGAAATGGGTTGGGTTGGTATATGTCTGGATacaacaaaataatttaattaggtCTAATGTACTTGTTCGATCTTATAAGTATCTTGTATCAAAATTTAGAAATTCTATGGCTCGAATCTTTAGTATTCTGTTATTTATTACCTGTGTTTACTATTTAGGCAGAATACCGTCACCCATTCTAACTTAA
- the LOC108455025 gene encoding uncharacterized protein LOC108455025, producing MNYLLSQKHPMLIVPLKAQDVWNLYSIKDNKLLPLPFQVPYVDQFVGSSKGWLVTVDDNLVVCLLNPLCLVPGKQIGYDPNTYITLLPLDPPCSVFNHICKIVLSANLTSGPDDYIVMAIFGADHHVAYIRANKEKEWTYVHHNWGVLRDLIYYRDCFCAINYRSEVIYFNVADRSFFKYLPINCNVNLENLKAKNLVKSLVGELLLIERIKRWDWHGKLGYNYTKGAKVWNLKLDSEGWE from the coding sequence ATGAACTACTTGTTGTCCCAAAAGCACCCCATGCTCATTGTCCCTCTCAAAGCCCAAGACGTTTGGAACCTATATAGCATCAAAGACAACAAGCTTCTTCCCTTGCCATTCCAAGTACCATACGTTGACCAATTTGTAGGCTCTTCCAAAGGATGGTTGGTCACCGTGGATGACAATTTAGTTGTTTGTTTACTCAACCCATTGTGTTTGGTCCCCGGGAAACAAATCGGTTACGATCCGAATACTTACATTACTCTTCTTCCGTTGGACCCTCCATGCAGTGTTTTTAATCACATTTGCAAGATTGTACTTTCTGCTAATCTGACATCAGGCCCCGACGATTACATAGTCATGGCAATATTCGGCGCCGATCATCATGTAGCGTATATTAGAGCAAATAAAGAGAAAGAATGGACTTACGTTCATCATAATTGGGGTGTACTTCGTGATCTTATATACTACCGAGATTGCTTTTGTGCAATTAATTACAGAAGTGAAGTTATTTATTTTAACGTGGCTGATAGATCGTTTTTCAAGTATTTGCCTATAAATTGTAATGTAAATCTAGAAAATTTGAAAGCGAAAAATCTTGTGAAGTCGCTTGTAGGAGAGCTATTGCTGATTGAAAGAATAAAGAGGTGGGATTGGCATGGGAAATTGGGATACAATTATACAAAAGGAGCCAAAGTTTGGAATTTGAAATTAGACTCGGAGGGATGGGAATGA